A region from the Cyprinus carpio isolate SPL01 chromosome A8, ASM1834038v1, whole genome shotgun sequence genome encodes:
- the LOC109094882 gene encoding organic solute transporter subunit alpha-like — MGKTDNCTFMGGGIPLSSEFFKVIKNDLWLFLLPAVFAVLLLALFMEEIGFFLHHVPSQRRRRLSLWILGIYPVFGMTSIIALYIPRSSSLCNFIASLYHSITLLKFMGLIKDFFGGKTRMLEMLAGQHVSPNPFPCCCCCCLPLFNINKTSVSWMMAAVLQLSVVRTILFFLTLVLWTDEQYDYGDVNSVNLNMYVNAIIAVSTFLSFYGYLLFYKATKRALPGYGLRAKFICIIVILVLCGLQSGILETMGALNVIPCAPPFSDLFRSQLIYHYSVIVEMFCISLFAHHAFRKVEPCHDEGEEMEIDVISALNEKAVQTEDELPIAVQLSSQEDDPCYSNLGYNSDSEDSLCKIEHAPLDRFPFPLQHRLQTAANTEKIHTTPPKDFMSVERPTITVSAEINHVNNGDATVV; from the exons ATGGGGAAGACGGACAACTGCACGTTCATGGGAGGTGGGATCCCTCTGTCATCTGAGTTCTTTAAAG TGATCAAGAATGATCTCTGGCTGTTCCTCCTTCCTGCTGTGTTTGCTGTGCTTCTGCTTGCTCTCTTCATGGAGGAGATCGGCTTCTTTCTGCACCACGTCCCCTCTCAGCGGCGTAGACGTCTCAGCCTGTGGATCCTGGGAATATATCCA GTCTTCGGGATGACGTCTATCATTGCGCTGTATATTCCACGCTCATCATCTCTGTGCAATTTCATTGCATCTCT TTATCACTCCATTACACTCTTGAAGTTCATGGGTCTTATCAAAGACTTCTTCGGTGGAAAGACTCGCATGCTGGAGATGTTAGCAGGGCAGCACGTGTCTCCAAACCCCTTCccttgttgttgctgctgctgtcttCCTCTCTTCAACATCAACAA GACCAGTGTGAGCTGGATGATGGCTGCTGTTCTTCAGCTCTCTGTGGTCAGAACAATTCTGTTCTTCCTCACTCTTGTCCTCTGGACTGATGAACAATATGACTACGGGGAT GTGAATTCAGTTAATCTCAACATGTATGTCAATGCCATCATTGCCGTATCCACATTTCTGTCCTTCTATGGCTACTTGCTGTTTTATAAAGCCACAAAAAGGGCATTGCCTGGATATGGTCTTCGAGCCAAGTTTATCTGCATCATTGTCATTCTGGTCCTTTGTGGACTACAGAGTGGAATTCTGGAGACCATGGGTGCGCTGAATGTCATCCCCTGCGCTCCTCCCTTCTCTGACCTGTTTCGGTCTCAGT TAATCTACCACTATTCTGTAATTGTGGAGATGTTCTGCATAAGCCTCTTTGCACATCACGCATTCCGGAAAGTTGAACCCTGTCATGACGAAGGTGAAGAAATGGAAATTGATGTCATAAGTGCTCTCAATGAAAAGGCAGTTCAGACAGAAGATGAGCTGCCAATCGCTGTGCAGCTCTCCTCTCAAGAAGACGATCCTTGCTATTCTAATCTTGGATACAATAGCGACAGTGAAGACAGCCTTTGTAAAATTGAGCATGCACCATTGGACCGCTTCCCCTTCCCCTTACAGCACAGACTGCAAACTGCAGCAAACACTGAGAAAATACACACTACACCACCTAAGGACTTCATGAGTGTGGAGCGGCCGACAATTACTGTCAGTGCTGAAATTAACCATGTTAACAATGGGGATGCTACTGTTgtatag